The Panthera tigris isolate Pti1 chromosome E3, P.tigris_Pti1_mat1.1, whole genome shotgun sequence genome segment agaaatggggaaattCTGCCTTGAGAAAACAATGTTGGATCCCTGAATCaaacattgatttaaaatttttaacaaagtgCCTTTCAGAGCACTCTGGCCCAATTGTTTGAGTACTGGGCCCTATACAGTTAATATCTGACCTCTAAGAGAAACATCCAGCTCTTGGCCACAATCAATAAGTTGGGCCCCTTCTCCAGGAGACAGTGGCACCCCTCCTCTGAGGTTAGAGTCCTCTCCTGGCCTGGTGAGAGATGCCTGCCACAGAGGAATGGAAGAGGGGTAGGAGGTCATTCCTGAGGCTGAAGTTTAAGAGTCTGGAGTTTGGCTGTGTCTGGAACGTGGCCAGGGAGTGACACGGGCACCATGGGGCTCTTCTCTTTGGCTCTGCATAGCTGTTCACAACTCCCCAGGCAGTCGGCCTGCACTGGATGCACAACGGAAGCCAAGGTTGTCTGAGGCTGAATCTGGAGTGTTGCCCATCCTGGCaccagagaagaggagaaagaatggaCATTTGTTGAAAAGGGGCCTGGAGTCTTACTCCACTTTCCTGCTCTACCTCCTAGGGCCTGCTGTGGTCCAGGGTACGGGAGGACATAGTCTAGAAAGAAGCCTGGGGTGAGGGCGCTCCTGAGGCAATGGGGAGAAGGGCCCTGGGACAGGGTGGAGGAAGTGTGAGTGAATAGCCCTGAGAATCTGctctggaaggcaggaagggcaATGACTAGTAACTTTAGCTGCTGGTGGTTTAGAATAACtcagtcaaaacaaacaaaaagtcctgTCAGTAAGAAGCAAAATGTTGTAGTGCCAGTGAGTACTTCATACTTTTTAATGAACTTTCACATATGCTCCTTCATTTGCCATTTCTCAATAGCTCTGGAAGGGAGGGTCTGTTCACCATTTTAGAGACCCAGCAGATACTAGAAAGATGTAAATATCCTGCCCAGAGCCAACTACTGCTTCATGGGCACAAGAGATTCAGTGGCAAACCCAGCTTCCTGGTTCCCAGGCTAGTATCTTCTCCATTACTTTGTCCTAAAAAAAGGAGGTGAGAGAAAGTCTTGGGCCTCAATGTGTCAAAGAAACGTCTGCAAACCTGACTTCCCGAGGCCACAGAAACTGTGGTCTCTTTTTAATCCTTATGGAACCCGGAATGGGAGGAATCACAGGGAGATCaatcaaaataaatgtacagatgAGAGTGTAGAGACAGTCCCAGCAGGAGACTCAGGTGCTAGCACTAATCATCTGTGTGAAATGAGCAGGTCCCAGCACCTCCCTGAGCCTAATTTTCCTTGACGGTAAAACAAAATGGTTACAGAAAACGACTCTTCATGTGCTTTCCAGTTTGAAGGGTCAATATTTCCATGACCCCAGGCCATAACCTATTTATGTGGCCATTCTACCCCGTCTCCGCACACCCAGTTAGGAGgacaagaacagaaagaaaaccttaTGGTTTGGGACACAAAGTCTTTCTGGGTGCTAAGAGCTGGCAAGAAAAGGCACAAGTCGCCCTGGGCTCTTTTGCTTCTCATGGCAAGTGCTGCTTGTTCTCTTTTCTGTGCCCAACTCTGGGTGCAGACGGAGGTGTGGAAGCAGTGCCAACACCAGCTCTGGCGCTGTCTGTGCTCTGGGAGACCAGGACCTGACCCTCAGCCCCCAGATCCCAGGCTTCTTACCTGGTGGTGACCCGGGCCCGGTGGTTGGCGGAGCCATCAGCTGTGTCGATCCAGGATGCCCCCCGGAGGACACGCATGTCCTGGTCAGTGGCCGGGTATGGTGATGCCGTCCACTCCCACACGTTGCCCATGAGGTCATAGAGCCCTACAGCACAGCAGGGTGGGGGTCAGTCCCAGGCTGGCTagtatccgcccccccccccgcccccacttatGAAGTCTTTAGGGGAGGAAATGCTTCTCTGGTGGTGTTTCTTTCTGCCTCATTGATCAACAGAATGATCCCACCAAACAATTTGTGAGTGTTGACAGCAATGTGATAGGAAATCTTACCATAGTTATTCTGTGGGGGGAAAGCATTCACTGGGGAGACTCCATGGAAGCCATCCTCAGCTTTGTCACCCTTGGGGAACTTTCCCTGAGAAGGAGAAATTTAGACTAAAGTATTTACCATCCTGTTCCAAGGCAGGTGTCCCTGTCTACCCAGAGGAAAACCAAGGTCACTTGCTGTGTCATCTGGGGTGAGGTGAGGGGTATGGGGCAGTGTTCTGAGATACCCATCCTGAGCTCCCAAACTAGTCACCTCATGTCTTCCACCATCACCTCCTGGCTGGATTAGGACAGGTATGCTTTCCCCTGTGCCCACAGGGGTCTAGAACAAGCCTACCCCACTCCCACTTTCTCCACTCTCAGCAGCTCCCACTCCTCTGCCTTGGACCCCATGCACTTCGGTGCCTTGGGAAGAAaggctctcctcccctcctctgtggTCAGCACCACCTGCCATCTGCAGAACAACCAATGCCCACCCTGTGCTCTCCTGTAACACCTCTTCCCCTTCTACCACCAACAGGTGTAACTCTCCCTCGTCTGCCCTGACTCTATCCTCATCTGTTCTTACCAccaaaattcctgaaaaaaagGACCCTATATTTGCTGATGCGATGTGTCCAATGTGTTCATTCTTCTCATTAAAACTGGAATTCATCTTCCACTAGTCTATGGAAGCTGCTCTTACTAAAGGGGAGATAGAAGGGGCAATAGCTACTACGTGCTAGGGCTGCTACATTTATCGCTTTTAATTTAATACTTACAAGGTTGTGaggcaagtattttctccctttaaaaaactGGCAACTGAGGCTCAAAATGGCTAACTTATCAAAGATTACAGTGAAGAAGTCAGATCTGTCTTTTTGCAAAGCTCTGATCCAAAGATCATCTAAGATCAGTTTATCCCTCAGGTCCTTTTTAATGCTACCCCCTGAAACGCTGACGCTGTACCACCTCACTCTACAGAGTCTCCCTGGGAGATGACATTCTTGCCCAAGATGtatgctgatgactcccaaacCACTTGCTCTGACCCAGACCTCTGTCCTAAGTTCCAGACTCATATTTTTGACTCTTAGCATATAAATGACCCAAAGGCACCTTAAACTAAGCTGATCCTACAGTGATCAAGTTCTAGCCCTCTGACCCCAAATGCATATCATCTATTCTGGATAATGGTACACCATCATCCTGTTGCCCAAGCTTAGATTCATGCTCGAACCCAACTCTCTTTCACCTCTCCACATCTGATTAATTACCAAACCCTGTCTATCTTCTCAGGCACGCCTCTTCCATTTGGCTTCCTCTCCATCCTGCTGCTACTTAATTCACATGCTCAAAATCCCCTGCGCCATTGCCACAGCCTCAAATTCAGagaaccaccccccgcccccgcactgCCACCATTGCAGCTGTACTTCATTGGGTCCTGCGCAAATTAGCAACTAGCATACTCCCTAAATCAAAGATGCTTTTAGTCCCCTCTGTTGACTCCCCACTGCCTACAGGGTAAGATATACCCGTATCTTGGCACACCTGGTCCTTCATAATCTGCTTACAACCCACTGCCTACATCATCTCCTACACCCCCCATTTCACTGTGCTCCAGCCTCTCTGAATTTGTCCCATCTCTGAACACACAGTACCCTTTCCTAATACAATGCTTGCACTCATGTTGTTCCTTCAGCTGATAATGCCCTTTCCTACACTTTTCACTTGGCAAATTCCAATCTCCATCAGGTTCAATGTCATCTTCTCTGTGAAGTCACCCCCAGCTCTCTCAGGCAGTCATTTACTCCTGCAACTCTTCAGTATGTAGCCCTACCACACTGTCTTTTGCTTTACCAGTTTAGTAGTTTATCAATCCCATTAGAACACAAAGCCCTCTGAGTCCCACAGCCCAATGTGCCGCCTAGCCTACAGCAGGTTTCGATCAAGGCTttgagaagggagaggggtgaGGAATGTATGTCTTACCTGCCATAGGTTGGTGCGGTTTGGCTGGAACTGGTTTCCCCATGGGTAAACCTGACCTGCCAAGAGAGCAAGGAGATagcaggggtgggagaggtgaAGGGTTGTGGAacaagggaaagacagaaatagTGAGGGAACCAAAAGGAAGTCAGAAGGtgatgagaaaagaagagagagattacTTTTATTTCCCAGGCCTGTCCCTTCCCCTCACTGTACTGCACTCAGAGCCCCTGGCCTCCTGATCTGCTCCAGGACAGTGCAATCCCAATTGTGGTCCTGACTCATGCCAGTCTGTAAACTAACTGTTACTGGATCATGTCCAGATTAAGTACAGAAACTGGGGGTAAGAATGAAGAAACTTGTCAACTAGACTTAAATtggataaacaaacaagcaacctTATTATTCACATTAATAATTTTGACTACTGGGATAGCTGGTGTTCATTCAAAGAGTAGCAGAGGTGTTGAACACGGGGAGTTGCTGCTTCCTGCTCCTAACTTTTTGTTTAGTTGGGATTGCAGAACAACAGAGTTATGACCAAATAGTGATTCTTTAGTCCCTTTACACCTATGGAAAAGGCAGTCTAGGTAgtgcttttctttcccccttgctATGGTGTTCTGATCATTTACTGAAATGTAACATGTCTGGGTGCAATCtccaaaaatgacaaattttctgTCTGTTCCTTCATTCCATTTTTCCAGTTAGTAATTTTTATGGCATTGTACATTAGTATGGGTGTGAGATGGATGagaattgaaaacagaacaaCCGACCCTTTGCCACACAGTTTAGAAGACTGCTCTCGGGGGTATGGACCCTTCCCACCCTTCAAAGCCCCCCATGCAGGGCAGTATGGGAGAAGAATAAAGGGGAGTCGCGCTGCCGACTCTATACCCGTCAAGCCCCCTCGGGCAGCAAACTCCCACTCTTCCTCGGTGGGCAGCCGTTTCCCCCGCCAAGCACAGTAGGCACGAGCGTCATTCCAGCTCACGTGTACCACTGGGAGCTCCAGTCTCTCTCGGATGCCAGAGCCAGGACCTGCAGGCTGACAGCCAGGATGAAGTGAGACAGACTTCTGGGAGCTCATGGAAGTCTGAGGAAGGCTAGGCTTAAGGTGCCTGAGTTCAGCTTTTACCACTAGATGGAGCAAGGAAGTTAGAGGAGACAGCCTGGTGAGCGCGGAGAGGCCCAGAGTCAGAAAGGGAAAAGTGGGGTGGGCGATGGGAAAAAAGATCAGGGCACAGGAAATAGGGTTGCTTGGCTGTGTCCTCAAAATTTATGGTCATCCGTTTTGATTCCATATTTCTAGATGGGCAAGGGGTCTAGGGAAGCCAGGCCTCCAGAATAAGAGTCAACAGGGGCAGAAAACAAGGCAGAGGAACCAACCCTTACCTGTCTCCAGAATGCCCTTTCCACTGGAAGCCACCAGAGAACAGactgcaaaaaaaggaaaaggcatgaCTGCAAGATGCTCTGACCCAGCAAGGTCACCTTCCTGACTGACACACAGGAGGCAGAGCAGACACTTTAGGCTGAGACTCGGGTGGTCCAAGTGGGGCTGTTTCTGGAACCTTTAAAGCAGGACATCTCATGACCGTTATTGGAGGGGATGTTGAGATGTTCTCTTGTCAGTTCATGGAGTAACTTGAACCCTACATGTGACCAGATCACCAGACTTTTTACAAAGTCTCTCTATGCAGAAACCAGCACAAGGTTAACGTCTCGGGAGTGTGTGTTCATCTGACTCTTCCAGGGAGGATCTCTCTTGCTTCCTCCCTGCCTGCGGCTCTCAGGGGTGATTCTTTCTTGTGGTCCAGGTGACCCCATAACCCACAGGATTCTCTGTCCAGGGCCCACTCCTTCAGCTGAAAGCCCAGGTTCTCTCACCTCCATCTGATGGGCCACTTTGTTTCTAAGCTCATCCGAGACAAAGTCCTCAAAGACAAAACTCCATCCAAACTTCTCAGCCTCTGTCCGGTACTTTTTTTCCCTGACGAACTCCCTGAAAAGAGATATTTCACTTGGTTAAGCTGCTACAGTTCCAGGTCCCACTGTCACCCCCTCCTGTTCCAGAAAACCTCATATATCCTTCACCTTTAAGTCACACATCACAGAGTTTCCATCAACAACAAGGAATTGACATTGAAGTCTGAGTAggagattttcctttaaaatctgtTGCTGTATGTGTAATTCATGTAgagtaaaattcactctttttagtgcagttttgtgagttttgacaaaactTATAGTCAttatcacaatcaagatacagagcaAATCTATCAACCACCTCCAAAAATTCCCTCATTGCCTCTGCAACCATTGCTGTTTTTTGTCcctagttttgcctttcccagaatatAAATTCACATACAtcgaatcatacagtatgtagctttagagtctggcttcttccatttagcataatgcttcgTTGCCAGTATTAGTTTGTTCCTCTGTTTACAGAGTACCATTTTATTGTGTGGAGGTTCTgtattttgcttatccattcaccactTGCGGGTCATTTGGGTTATCTCCAGCTTTTGGAGATTATGAATAAAACAGCTGAGAAGATTTAAGGGTGGGGAACAGGTCTGTTTTCTGAAAGGTCTTCATCACATCCCCACTCTCACAACAATCATGAGAGGGAGGCAGAACGTGATTATCTCCatctaacaaatgaaaaaaaaaccggAATCAAATAAGAATGATGTACTGAAATTTTAGAATGGATTTTCACACAGTTTGGTATGGTTTAGCAAATTTTAGCACGTAAAATTTCCAGCGTAAGATGGATTGTTTTCACTGGGCTAATAGTACCCCATCTGTGCCAGCCCTCTGACATGAGGAGACATTGTTCACCCATCAAAGGGGCATTGAGAATGGAGGAGGTGATCACAT includes the following:
- the SUMF2 gene encoding inactive C-alpha-formylglycine-generating enzyme 2: MGPSPPLLILPLLLSGPWLELGNGQATSMVQLPGGRFQMGTNSPDGRDGEGPVREVTVKPFAIDVFPVTNKDFREFVREKKYRTEAEKFGWSFVFEDFVSDELRNKVAHQMESVLWWLPVERAFWRQPAGPGSGIRERLELPVVHVSWNDARAYCAWRGKRLPTEEEWEFAARGGLTGQVYPWGNQFQPNRTNLWQGKFPKGDKAEDGFHGVSPVNAFPPQNNYGLYDLMGNVWEWTASPYPATDQDMRVLRGASWIDTADGSANHRARVTTRMGNTPDSASDNLGFRCASSAGRLPGEL